A stretch of the Vicinamibacterales bacterium genome encodes the following:
- a CDS encoding PadR family transcriptional regulator produces the protein MGANEKFAALRKGLLEFLILKIVSADKVYVADMLTRLAATDFATQEGTLYPLLSRMRRDGLLDYEWQESDAGPPRKYYRLTPAGRAQLAELNDYWKYINTTLNQMGR, from the coding sequence ATGGGCGCCAACGAGAAGTTCGCTGCGCTCCGGAAGGGGCTCCTCGAGTTCCTCATCCTGAAGATTGTCTCGGCGGACAAGGTCTATGTCGCCGACATGCTGACGCGGCTGGCCGCTACGGACTTCGCCACGCAGGAGGGAACGCTCTATCCGCTCCTCAGCCGGATGCGCCGCGACGGGCTGCTCGACTACGAGTGGCAGGAATCCGATGCCGGACCGCCACGCAAGTACTACCGGCTGACCCCTGCCGGCCGCGCGCAGCTCGCCGAGCTGAACGACTACTGGAAGTACATCAACACCACGCTCAACCAGATGGGACGCTAG